A genomic stretch from Ureibacillus composti includes:
- a CDS encoding ATP-binding cassette domain-containing protein, producing the protein MIKVHNLTGGYTHSPIIQGLDLEIRRGEFFALLGPNGSGKTTLFKLITGQLQKKSGNILLDGKEISTYSKLAKAKKVAVLSQEASVSFDYTVEEIVSLGRYPHQKGILKNLSKEDRKIIEEVMAITKVSAFRKKQFRMISGGEKQRVLLAKALAQEPELLLLDEPTNHLDIKHTFQLLDLLKERQQTMGLTVFAILHDLNVASLYADRFALLHDGRLLEVGDVELLRKVDQLEKVYQVQVNAQSHPTVPKPQLLMTPNYALTMEHSKFRMSFDMTQTDHVIHVQFKNALRTISNCDLGDGIQWLTHFSHVYNPENLSGLDIKAELIKWMETNAIPYEQAAGIVISGKPGKTIIIIEEICNIEMMIFVSVGNGNAGKSTSGSGSNDAYTINTMLFMDAHFTDGALINGSMLATEAKMKALEDLGVVGFASSKDTLLLGLTQQGEKITTADSRTDIGKAIGQLVFRATQEVIKKHLHLGTKKNSN; encoded by the coding sequence ATGATTAAAGTTCACAACTTAACAGGTGGTTACACCCATTCCCCAATTATTCAAGGATTGGATTTAGAAATTCGAAGAGGCGAGTTTTTTGCGCTCCTTGGTCCAAATGGAAGTGGAAAAACGACACTTTTTAAATTGATTACAGGTCAGTTGCAGAAAAAAAGTGGAAATATTTTGTTAGATGGTAAAGAGATTTCAACTTATTCCAAACTTGCGAAAGCAAAAAAGGTGGCCGTTTTATCACAGGAGGCCAGCGTATCCTTTGATTATACGGTTGAAGAAATCGTGAGTCTTGGTCGTTATCCTCATCAAAAAGGGATCTTGAAAAACCTTTCAAAGGAGGATCGGAAAATAATCGAAGAGGTAATGGCCATTACAAAAGTCAGTGCCTTTCGAAAAAAACAATTCCGTATGATTAGTGGAGGGGAAAAGCAACGAGTTTTACTTGCCAAAGCATTAGCGCAGGAGCCAGAGCTTTTACTTCTAGATGAACCAACTAATCATCTAGATATTAAACATACTTTTCAACTATTAGATTTGTTAAAGGAACGGCAGCAAACAATGGGGTTAACCGTTTTTGCGATCCTCCATGATCTCAATGTAGCATCACTCTATGCAGATCGCTTTGCACTTTTACATGATGGACGTCTCTTAGAAGTTGGAGATGTAGAGTTACTAAGAAAAGTGGACCAATTGGAGAAGGTTTACCAGGTTCAGGTGAACGCTCAATCACATCCAACAGTTCCAAAACCACAGCTTCTGATGACTCCAAACTACGCGCTAACAATGGAACATTCAAAGTTTAGAATGTCTTTTGACATGACTCAAACAGATCATGTTATTCATGTTCAATTTAAGAATGCACTTAGGACCATTAGCAATTGCGATTTAGGCGATGGAATTCAATGGTTAACTCATTTTAGTCATGTGTATAACCCAGAAAATTTGTCTGGCTTAGATATAAAAGCTGAGTTAATCAAATGGATGGAAACAAACGCAATACCATATGAACAAGCAGCTGGCATAGTGATATCAGGTAAACCTGGGAAAACCATCATTATAATAGAAGAAATATGTAACATTGAAATGATGATTTTTGTATCAGTTGGTAATGGAAATGCTGGAAAATCTACAAGTGGTTCAGGTTCTAATGACGCTTATACCATTAATACTATGCTATTTATGGATGCCCATTTTACTGATGGTGCTCTTATAAATGGATCTATGTTGGCGACTGAGGCAAAAATGAAAGCTTTGGAAGACCTTGGGGTGGTAGGTTTCGCATCATCAAAAGATACTTTACTCCTTGGACTCACTCAGCAAGGGGAAAAAATAACTACTGCCGATTCCCGAACAGATATAGGGAAAGCAATTGGGCAGTTGGTATTTCGTGCAACACAAGAGGTAATTAAAAAACACCTACATCTAGGTACTAAAAAGAATAGTAATTGA
- a CDS encoding cob(I)yrinic acid a,c-diamide adenosyltransferase, producing MSQKQKGLTLVYTGDGKGKTTSALGLTLRAVGRGLNAKIFQFIKSPQRSYGEQIALKKLGVEMVQLGIGFTWTKTPEEHREALKLGWPIAKEAVMSGEYDVVILDELNNALAINSFPIDDVLPLEEVIDLIKNKPAHVHLVITGRSAKQEIKEIADLVSVIEAEKHYYDEGIPAVKGIEF from the coding sequence ATGAGTCAAAAACAAAAGGGGTTAACATTGGTTTACACAGGTGATGGAAAAGGGAAAACGACTTCAGCTTTAGGGTTAACTCTTCGTGCAGTTGGAAGAGGATTAAATGCAAAGATATTTCAGTTTATCAAATCACCTCAACGTTCTTACGGTGAACAAATTGCACTAAAAAAGCTAGGGGTTGAAATGGTTCAGCTAGGAATTGGTTTTACTTGGACTAAAACACCTGAGGAACATCGAGAAGCGTTGAAGCTTGGTTGGCCGATTGCAAAGGAAGCAGTAATGAGCGGAGAATACGATGTAGTCATTTTAGATGAACTAAATAATGCTTTAGCTATTAATTCATTCCCCATTGATGATGTATTGCCACTAGAAGAGGTAATTGATTTAATCAAAAATAAACCGGCACACGTCCATCTTGTCATAACAGGAAGAAGCGCAAAGCAAGAAATAAAAGAAATAGCGGATTTAGTTTCAGTAATTGAAGCGGAAAAGCATTATTACGATGAAGGTATACCAGCTGTTAAAGGAATAGAATTTTAG
- a CDS encoding cobyric acid synthase, translating into MKNCVPLMIQGTHSDAGKSALVTALCRIFVQDGFKTAPFKSQNMALNSYITLDGKEIGRAQGVQAEASGIIATTDMNPILIKPSGAYNSQIVVHGKPYKNMKAGEYRQDFFEDGLKLIKESYKRLASSYERIVIEGAGSPAEVNLNDRELVNMRVAQIAKAPVILVGDIEKGGVFASLVGTLQLLEPEDRKRVIGVIINKFRGDVSLLQPGLTWFEEYTGVPVLGVIPYINNLLIEAEDSVVLDSYSSQKNNSKDLDIAVIRLPLISNFTDVDPFFEEEDCHVRYVKSTQELGEPDLLILPGSKNTIEDMMFLHKTGLANRINDLVDKKDLTIFGICGGYQMLGESISDPYEVESTHQQVEGLGLIPMKTVMTKHKTTVRSEGVAHFGEDTIPVSGYEIHMGQSDFEKGYQPFIKLMDKNDGVITPNQKVIGTYLHGIFHNDHFREAILNDIRGRKGLEPILNRSSFAQKKEEGFDLLANVVRENIQLERIYQMMTDFQEGHDQ; encoded by the coding sequence ATGAAAAATTGCGTTCCTTTAATGATTCAAGGGACACATTCAGATGCTGGAAAAAGTGCTCTTGTTACAGCTTTGTGCCGAATCTTCGTCCAAGATGGATTTAAAACAGCACCTTTTAAATCACAGAACATGGCGTTAAATTCTTATATTACATTGGATGGGAAAGAAATTGGTCGTGCTCAAGGAGTACAGGCTGAGGCTTCAGGTATCATAGCGACCACTGATATGAATCCGATTTTAATAAAGCCGAGTGGGGCATACAACTCTCAAATTGTTGTCCATGGTAAGCCGTATAAAAATATGAAGGCTGGCGAGTATCGTCAGGACTTTTTTGAAGATGGATTAAAATTAATTAAAGAATCGTACAAAAGATTGGCTTCTAGCTATGAAAGAATCGTCATTGAGGGGGCAGGGAGTCCTGCAGAGGTAAATTTAAACGATCGAGAGCTTGTGAATATGCGTGTTGCCCAAATTGCCAAAGCACCAGTTATTTTAGTTGGGGATATCGAAAAGGGCGGCGTTTTTGCAAGTTTAGTTGGAACATTGCAGCTACTTGAACCGGAAGACCGTAAAAGAGTAATTGGGGTCATCATCAATAAATTTAGAGGGGATGTTTCCTTATTGCAGCCTGGGCTTACTTGGTTTGAAGAATACACGGGCGTTCCAGTATTAGGGGTTATTCCATACATAAATAACTTACTTATTGAAGCAGAAGACTCGGTGGTATTAGACAGCTATTCATCCCAAAAAAATAATTCGAAGGACCTTGATATTGCCGTTATCCGTTTACCGTTGATTTCAAACTTTACTGATGTCGATCCTTTCTTTGAAGAAGAAGATTGCCACGTTCGTTATGTGAAATCTACGCAAGAATTAGGGGAGCCTGACTTACTCATATTGCCGGGTAGTAAAAATACAATTGAAGATATGATGTTTTTACACAAAACAGGCCTAGCAAATCGAATCAACGATCTAGTGGATAAGAAGGATTTAACGATCTTTGGAATTTGCGGTGGATATCAAATGTTGGGCGAAAGCATAAGTGACCCATATGAAGTGGAGTCAACACATCAGCAGGTTGAAGGATTGGGATTGATTCCGATGAAGACTGTTATGACTAAACATAAGACAACAGTTCGTTCTGAAGGTGTTGCTCATTTTGGAGAAGATACCATTCCTGTTTCAGGTTATGAGATTCATATGGGCCAATCTGATTTTGAAAAGGGGTATCAGCCTTTTATTAAGTTAATGGATAAAAACGATGGTGTGATCACGCCTAATCAGAAAGTAATTGGTACTTACTTACATGGCATTTTCCATAATGATCATTTTAGAGAAGCGATCTTAAATGATATAAGGGGAAGGAAAGGGCTAGAACCCATTCTGAATCGTTCTTCTTTTGCGCAAAAAAAAGAAGAGGGCTTTGATTTGTTGGCTAACGTTGTTAGGGAAAATATTCAGTTAGAACGAATTTATCAAATGATGACGGATTTTCAAGAAGGGCATGATCAATAA
- a CDS encoding cobalamin-binding protein → MRLISICPSNTELLAYLGLTSSLVGIDNYSDWPEDVLSLPRLGPDLNIDMDKVEELQPDLVLASLSVPGMERNIEELEKRNIPFVIVPNPKTLTEVGESLLFVGEVTKTSDKAKQLVEKYHLILENYRNLSQKVEQRPTLYWEWWAKPIFTPGSTNWITEISELAGGKNIFGDQPESSVKTDWEEVKRRNPDVFCVIWVGVQKEKVNPKVILKRAEAEQMKAIKDNQLYILDEPLFCRPSPRLLLGLSKIASILHPNIYPPFNEESDPLMEDA, encoded by the coding sequence ATGAGATTGATTTCCATTTGTCCAAGTAATACTGAATTACTCGCATACTTAGGATTAACTTCTTCGCTTGTTGGAATTGATAACTATTCCGATTGGCCAGAGGATGTTCTTAGCCTGCCAAGGTTAGGTCCGGATTTGAATATTGATATGGACAAAGTGGAAGAGCTTCAACCAGACCTAGTGTTAGCATCCCTAAGTGTCCCAGGAATGGAACGAAATATTGAAGAGTTAGAAAAGCGAAATATTCCCTTTGTCATTGTTCCGAATCCGAAGACACTAACAGAGGTAGGGGAAAGTTTATTGTTTGTTGGAGAAGTGACGAAAACATCTGACAAAGCAAAGCAATTGGTTGAGAAATATCATTTAATTCTTGAAAATTATAGGAACTTATCTCAGAAAGTTGAACAGAGGCCAACTCTTTATTGGGAATGGTGGGCCAAACCAATTTTTACACCTGGGTCAACAAATTGGATTACGGAAATAAGTGAACTTGCAGGTGGTAAAAACATTTTCGGAGACCAGCCCGAGTCTAGTGTGAAAACAGATTGGGAAGAGGTAAAAAGAAGAAATCCTGATGTTTTCTGTGTCATTTGGGTTGGGGTACAAAAAGAAAAGGTGAATCCCAAAGTGATTCTAAAACGCGCGGAAGCAGAGCAAATGAAGGCCATTAAAGACAATCAGTTATATATATTAGATGAACCATTGTTTTGTAGACCTTCACCAAGATTACTTCTCGGCTTAAGTAAAATTGCAAGTATTCTTCACCCTAATATTTATCCACCATTTAATGAAGAAAGTGATCCATTAATGGAAGATGCATGA
- a CDS encoding LTA synthase family protein, whose protein sequence is MKNLYNKETGLLSKFSGLYLLAVCMLWIKTYISQITQFKLGVEGTLQHFLLFINPLGSAMLFLGFAFLFKRRRRYASLVVIYFLMSILLYANIVYYRFFSDFITLPTIYQTQNFGDLGGSILSLLKPYDILFFVDAFLLIYLVVSKKVKKDTSAVGYKKAIAVIALTLGFSALNLGLAEADRPQLLTRGFDRNYIVKYLGMYNYTIYDTVESIKVSSQRALADSNDITEVINYTKSNYAEPNPKYFGVAEGKNVIYLHLESLQNFIINYKLNGEEVTPFLNSLAADSSTLYFDNFYHQTAQGKTSDAEFMLENSLFGLPQGSAFITKGQNTFQAAPAILKDKGYTSAVFHGNGGSFWNRNEIYKSFGYDRFFDAEYYDTSSKEDMAEYGLLDKPFFDQSMDLLKTLPQPFYTKFITVGNHYPYKINQDLTTIGKGSTGDASVDNYFQTARYADEAIEQFFTDLKESGLYENSIIVMYGDHYGISENHNKAMSEVMGKEITPYESAKLQRVPFFIHMPGMEGGVNHTYGGQVDILPTLLHLLGIDSQKYVQFGTDILSKEHNETVLFRNGDFVSPTIFSIDEKYYDATTGLQLDENQLEGKLDLVNNLKTEVDYKLQLSDKVVNGDLLRFYTPAEFTPVDPSQYNYNKETTEEVNN, encoded by the coding sequence TTGAAGAATTTATATAATAAAGAAACTGGTCTTTTGAGCAAGTTTTCTGGACTTTATTTATTAGCAGTTTGTATGTTATGGATTAAAACATATATTTCTCAGATAACGCAATTCAAATTAGGTGTAGAAGGGACTCTTCAACACTTTCTTTTATTTATAAATCCATTAGGATCGGCCATGTTGTTTCTAGGCTTTGCATTCCTTTTTAAACGACGCAGACGATATGCATCACTTGTTGTCATTTACTTCCTAATGTCGATTCTTTTATATGCAAATATTGTTTATTATCGATTCTTTAGTGACTTCATAACATTACCAACTATTTATCAAACACAAAACTTTGGTGATTTAGGTGGTAGTATACTTTCGTTATTAAAGCCTTACGATATCTTATTCTTTGTTGATGCATTCTTATTGATTTACCTAGTTGTATCAAAAAAGGTGAAAAAAGATACGAGTGCAGTTGGTTATAAAAAAGCAATCGCTGTTATTGCTCTAACATTAGGGTTCTCTGCATTAAATTTAGGATTAGCAGAAGCGGATCGACCACAACTATTAACTCGTGGTTTTGATCGAAACTATATCGTTAAATATTTAGGAATGTACAACTATACGATTTACGACACTGTGGAAAGTATAAAAGTATCATCACAAAGAGCTTTAGCCGATAGTAATGATATTACAGAAGTTATTAACTATACAAAATCTAACTATGCTGAACCAAATCCGAAATATTTTGGTGTAGCTGAAGGTAAAAATGTTATCTATTTACATTTAGAATCATTACAAAACTTTATTATCAACTATAAATTGAATGGTGAAGAAGTAACGCCATTTTTAAACTCGTTAGCAGCAGATTCAAGTACGCTTTATTTTGATAACTTCTACCATCAAACAGCTCAAGGTAAAACTTCGGATGCTGAATTTATGCTTGAGAATTCATTATTTGGTTTACCACAAGGATCAGCATTTATTACGAAGGGTCAAAATACCTTCCAAGCAGCTCCTGCAATATTAAAAGACAAAGGTTATACTTCAGCAGTATTCCATGGTAATGGAGGGAGTTTCTGGAACCGTAATGAAATATATAAATCATTCGGTTATGATCGCTTCTTTGATGCTGAATATTATGATACAAGCTCGAAAGAAGATATGGCTGAATATGGTTTGTTAGATAAACCATTCTTTGATCAGTCAATGGATTTATTAAAAACATTACCACAACCTTTCTATACGAAATTTATTACGGTTGGTAACCATTATCCATATAAGATTAATCAAGATTTAACAACAATTGGTAAAGGTTCTACAGGTGATGCAAGTGTTGATAATTACTTCCAAACAGCACGTTATGCCGATGAAGCTATTGAACAATTCTTTACTGATTTAAAAGAGTCTGGCTTATATGAAAACAGTATTATTGTTATGTATGGTGACCATTATGGTATTTCAGAGAATCATAATAAAGCCATGTCTGAAGTAATGGGAAAAGAAATTACTCCGTATGAAAGTGCAAAATTACAACGTGTTCCATTCTTTATTCATATGCCGGGAATGGAAGGTGGAGTTAATCATACTTACGGAGGTCAAGTAGACATACTTCCAACTTTATTACACTTATTAGGTATCGATTCACAAAAATATGTTCAATTTGGTACAGATATATTATCAAAAGAGCATAATGAAACAGTGTTATTTAGAAATGGTGATTTTGTCAGTCCGACGATCTTTTCAATAGACGAAAAATATTATGATGCTACAACTGGTTTACAATTAGATGAAAACCAATTAGAAGGCAAATTAGATTTGGTAAATAATCTTAAAACAGAAGTGGATTATAAATTACAGTTATCTGATAAAGTAGTAAATGGTGACCTATTGAGATTCTATACGCCAGCAGAATTTACACCAGTGGATCCATCGCAGTACAATTATAATAAAGAAACAACTGAAGAAGTGAATAATTAG
- a CDS encoding Zn-dependent hydrolase, with product MKVCNAKRLQETIETFAQFGKTENNGVTRLCLSNEDLEVRKYFIQCCEELGMTIKIDDMANIYATLPGKKDIPPIVMGSHMDSVEKGGRFDGVLGVITPLEVVRTLRDFNIELDTPITIVNFTNEEGARFDPAMMSSGVLVGKFDKEKMLQSTDKHGTTFGEALEASGFKGEELNRLKEALAFVELHIEQGPVLESEQKDIGVVEGVLGMVCYEITVNGESNHAGTTPMKHRKDPLFLAAELITQLKNELGTLDEELVYTMGRVNVSPNIHTVIPNQVTFTLESRHQDPKVIQQVEEAIRRLPSQAQGCTVSSQKLWGRDTVVFDSIITDSIQSASEKFGYSSRRMYSGAGHDAQFIASIVPTAMIFVPSVNGRSHCEEELTSHEDCYKGANVLLQTLLALHDHYTSKEAITSNKQ from the coding sequence ATGAAAGTTTGTAATGCTAAAAGACTTCAAGAAACAATAGAAACGTTTGCACAATTCGGAAAAACGGAAAACAATGGCGTCACAAGACTTTGTTTATCAAATGAAGATCTTGAGGTTCGCAAGTATTTTATCCAATGCTGCGAAGAACTTGGGATGACAATCAAAATCGATGATATGGCAAACATTTATGCAACCCTACCTGGCAAAAAAGACATCCCCCCTATCGTCATGGGTTCTCACATGGATTCCGTTGAAAAAGGTGGTCGCTTTGACGGGGTGTTAGGTGTTATTACCCCACTAGAAGTTGTGAGAACATTACGCGACTTCAATATTGAACTTGATACGCCCATTACCATCGTAAACTTTACAAACGAAGAAGGTGCCCGCTTTGACCCGGCCATGATGAGCTCAGGTGTCCTAGTAGGTAAATTCGATAAAGAAAAAATGCTCCAATCAACAGATAAACACGGCACTACTTTTGGTGAAGCACTAGAAGCTAGCGGATTTAAAGGGGAGGAACTAAACCGTTTAAAAGAAGCTTTGGCTTTCGTCGAGCTTCATATTGAACAAGGGCCTGTTCTTGAAAGTGAGCAAAAGGATATTGGAGTTGTTGAAGGCGTTCTAGGGATGGTTTGTTATGAAATTACGGTGAACGGTGAATCGAACCATGCAGGCACAACACCAATGAAGCATCGTAAAGACCCACTCTTCTTAGCAGCCGAATTAATCACTCAACTTAAAAATGAATTAGGTACACTTGATGAAGAGTTAGTTTATACAATGGGACGAGTCAATGTCTCCCCTAACATTCATACAGTGATTCCAAATCAGGTTACCTTTACTCTTGAATCACGTCATCAAGATCCGAAAGTCATTCAACAAGTGGAAGAAGCGATTCGTCGTCTCCCTTCTCAAGCACAAGGATGCACAGTAAGTTCTCAAAAGCTTTGGGGACGTGATACGGTTGTCTTTGATTCAATCATAACGGATAGTATTCAATCAGCTTCTGAGAAATTTGGTTATTCGTCTCGCCGTATGTATAGTGGCGCCGGGCACGATGCACAATTTATTGCAAGTATTGTTCCAACTGCTATGATTTTCGTACCAAGCGTAAACGGGCGCAGCCACTGTGAAGAGGAATTAACAAGCCATGAAGATTGCTATAAAGGCGCAAACGTTTTGCTACAAACTTTATTAGCGCTTCATGACCACTACACTTCCAAAGAAGCAATCACTTCAAACAAGCAATAA
- a CDS encoding sodium:solute symporter family protein, translating into MNTSLIIIFAFAILALYLGIRSTRGKDINMDEFAVGNKGFGTMFVFLLIAGEVYTTFTFLGGSGWAYTNGSAAFYVPAYICLAYVLSYWLIPKVWRYSKKHNIISQPSYFASAFKSTSLGVIAAILGTVALVPYIMIQLKGLGIIVSEASYGAISPALASTIGAIIVTIYVIISGIHGSAWTAVLKDIMILLVIIFLGLYIPYHYFGGVQPLFEAVQSSAPEKLTIASSGLSISWFVSTVLLNALGFYLLPNSFTVALTASSEKALRKNAITLPLYTLLLLFAFFIGFAAIIQIPGLQGSEGDLSLLRLSIQTFDPWIIGVVGAAGLLTALVPASVMLTSASIGLTTGVYKVVKPNSTDRQQLLVSKILIIIIVMISLYFAINGSDALALLNILSYALITQLAPALLFSFAKKPLLNKYGAIAGIIAAVTFVFYMQITGSKIATFFPNVPSVINDISTGMIALIMNFIIAIVVSIATNGLIKETEDEQLPTTGHSVADELAVTKED; encoded by the coding sequence ATGAATACTTCATTAATTATTATTTTCGCATTTGCGATTTTAGCCCTGTACCTAGGCATTCGTTCAACTCGTGGAAAAGACATCAACATGGACGAGTTTGCTGTTGGAAATAAAGGGTTTGGTACAATGTTCGTTTTCCTTCTAATTGCGGGTGAAGTATATACAACATTCACCTTTTTAGGAGGTAGTGGTTGGGCTTACACAAATGGCTCGGCCGCCTTTTATGTACCAGCCTATATCTGTTTGGCTTACGTTCTATCTTACTGGTTAATCCCAAAGGTTTGGCGTTATTCAAAAAAGCATAATATTATCTCTCAACCTAGTTACTTTGCATCTGCTTTTAAAAGTACTTCATTAGGTGTTATTGCAGCTATTCTTGGAACAGTGGCATTAGTTCCATACATTATGATTCAATTAAAAGGTTTAGGGATTATCGTATCAGAAGCATCATACGGCGCCATCTCCCCTGCCCTTGCTAGTACAATAGGTGCGATCATCGTAACAATTTACGTTATCATTTCAGGTATTCATGGGTCTGCTTGGACAGCAGTCTTAAAAGACATTATGATTCTACTCGTGATTATATTCCTAGGTCTTTATATCCCTTACCATTACTTTGGTGGTGTTCAACCATTATTTGAGGCAGTCCAAAGTTCAGCACCTGAAAAACTAACAATTGCTAGCTCCGGATTAAGTATTTCCTGGTTCGTCTCGACCGTTTTATTAAATGCGCTAGGGTTCTACTTATTACCTAACTCATTTACAGTTGCCCTAACAGCTAGTAGCGAAAAGGCTCTACGCAAAAACGCAATTACATTACCACTTTATACGTTATTACTATTATTTGCTTTCTTCATTGGATTTGCAGCGATTATCCAAATTCCAGGCTTACAAGGTTCAGAAGGAGACCTTTCATTATTACGACTTTCTATCCAAACATTCGATCCTTGGATTATTGGGGTAGTTGGAGCGGCCGGATTACTAACAGCATTAGTACCTGCTTCTGTTATGTTAACTTCCGCTTCTATCGGTTTAACAACTGGTGTCTATAAAGTGGTCAAACCAAATTCAACGGATCGCCAACAACTTCTAGTTTCAAAAATATTAATTATCATCATCGTCATGATTTCACTTTACTTTGCAATCAATGGTAGCGATGCGTTAGCTCTATTAAATATTCTATCTTATGCGCTAATTACTCAATTAGCACCAGCATTATTATTCAGCTTCGCTAAAAAGCCATTATTAAATAAATACGGTGCGATTGCAGGGATTATAGCGGCCGTCACATTTGTTTTCTATATGCAAATTACAGGTTCAAAAATTGCAACATTCTTCCCGAACGTACCTTCAGTTATTAACGACATTAGTACAGGTATGATCGCTTTAATTATGAACTTTATTATCGCAATTGTAGTTAGTATCGCAACAAATGGATTAATTAAAGAAACAGAAGACGAGCAACTACCTACTACTGGCCATTCTGTAGCTGATGAATTAGCAGTGACTAAGGAGGATTAA
- a CDS encoding DUF3311 domain-containing protein → MKYIKLLLIIPFIGMILCLPLANRIEPYVFGLPFLLFWIVLWMILSSLIMTIIYKFDPDNKEGEA, encoded by the coding sequence ATGAAGTACATTAAACTGCTCCTCATCATCCCTTTTATCGGTATGATTTTATGCTTACCTCTCGCAAATCGTATTGAACCTTATGTATTTGGTTTACCTTTCTTATTATTTTGGATTGTATTATGGATGATCTTGTCTTCATTGATCATGACGATTATTTACAAATTCGATCCGGACAACAAGGAAGGTGAAGCATAA